ATAGCAGATGGAAGCACCAAGTCATCGTCCTTATTGAGGACAACCCCCAGAAACTGCCCCGTCTGACTCAGTCTATGGACCTCTCTGATACTCGACAGAACCACGTAGATCCTGCCCTGCTTGTCACAAGCTACTCCCGAAGGTGATGTCCCCACCGGCGTCTTCCACTGCCACAACGTCTGCCCCGTAGGGGTGACGCAGGAGATCACCTCCGCGTAGCTGTCTGACACGATGATGCTCCCCGTGGGCGTCGTCGCCATGTACCAGCTCATGGAGTAGAAAGAGCTGTCCACCTTGGTCTTGAACTCCTTTAAGATGGACCCAGTGGTTGTGACGACactgattttatttttgttggaTATTGCGAGCGTGTTTGGGTTGAGGGCAGCGATCCCGATGTTGTTGATGGTTGTGCTGATGGTGGCGACCTGCTTCAGTTCtgggtaaacagttactacgatcACCTGGTAGGGATCGCTGCAGCTGACTCCCACTTTTGTTGAATCCAGTTTACACAACCGTGTGGGGTTCCCatctaattttattgatttttgaGTCTTACTTCCCTGCTGAACGTAAATAGCTACAACCTTTTTATTGTTGTAGTCACTCACTACAACAATTTGAACCTTCGCTTCCCGAAGGACAACAACATCCTGATATTCAGGCTCCTTGTCACTGTCGTCCTTTGTGGGTGTCAAAATGGCGACCAATGGAGGGCGTTCCCCGGATGTAGATGTCTGGGGTAGGATAGCCTGGGTAGGTGCTTTTTGAGGTGGCTGGGGTGCTTTAAAAGTTTTAACTGATTTCACGTCTCTGACGTCTTTGACGGCTTTAGCTTCACCGGGCTTTGGCTTTCCTGGAACAACACCGATATTTTCTTTGTCCATATTGGAAACAGACTTATCAGCATCAGTCTTCAGTTGCCGTATCTCACAAAATACTAACGAATCAAATCTGGTAATATCTTGCTGTTTCAGACTGAGTTCCACAATAGGAAGACTGACACTGGTGGCGTTATCTACTGCTTTTGTAAACTGGGCTTGCGCTTCGTGGAACTTCTCCACCTCACCTTCAGAAGTGTCCTTGACCGCCATAGAGCTCAGCTTCTCGCCGACCTCTATCTGAGAGTTTATCTGATCAATCAACTTTTGTTTACTGAGCCAGCTGCGCGACACAATGTCTTTCCTTTGAACACAGAGCTGATTGAGGCGTTGTTTCAGTGCTTCTTCCTTCCTCTGAATCTTCAGCCTGATGGTGGAGAAGACGTCCGAGATTTGCTGCGTGACCTCGTCCTGATCCACACTGATCCTAGACAAGGCTAGCTTGTCGATCTCGATCTTGTCCAGAAGGGTATTCTCACTGGAACGTAGTTCTTCCACCAGTTGGTTCAGTTTTTTTGCATCCTTCACCACGCTCCTCTCTGTAACACACCACAAGGACCATTTTACAAGTTACAATTATCTTGACATGTGTCTTTATCCATTTTGggttgtggggtagccaagCGTTCGCCCGGCAcgtcaaagacccaggttcgattcaccacatggctgcaatgtgtgaaggccatttctgctgtctcccgccgtgatattgctagaataatgtggcgtaaaactaaagtcactcactcacgctattTATTTGGTTAATAGTTTgatgtttgacgccgcactcagcaatattcaagctttgtggcggcggtctgtaaataatcgagcctggaccagacaatctcaCAGCTTGAGCATCCTTCTACGATATTGGAACACACTGACATGTTACTTCCAAGTTAGGGAGTCAAACAATCCGATCCAGttggtcgtctcttacgacaaacgtgagctactgaagatcagttctaacccagttTTCTATCAATATATTAACTCAGAGACAGTAACGGCTAtggtgcacacacacacacataggtGCACACCTTAACTCATGTTCACGAGTCGCATCATGCGACAAGAATAGGTTGCTTAAGACCAATTTTCAGGCGACCTTCAAAGACCGTCTTTAAACAAGCTACTGGGACCATTCCTTAATTAAACGATTCGCCCAACATTCTTTATTTAGCTATTCACGTCCCCGTCAGTTATAATGATCCAGTGTGTTTGTAGAGCGCTAGAATCCATACACTAGTGAATGCTCACAATACTACAACTTTCgtacaatctgattattatcaACCCTGATAACACAAGGCGTTAGACgattatagtcacatgacttatcccaccgggtacccaccTTTCTGCTGCCTTGTCAGAGACAACATTGATCAAACTCACGTGCCTAAGATGATGtaccacatgtgcttcgttgtgggaaAGGACTGAAGTTTTAGAAACTTGCAGGAGTCAAGCTGACACATATGATCATCCCTCTAAGGATTTTCCGCGCTCGACtctgcttaacttcaactgatatGTGACCTGAACTCTATTCACAGGACCACGCTCCACTGGTACTAACAAGGGAGGATCGTATTATTACTCACCTTGctcaatttgaaatatttcctcgAGCATGCCAACCAGCTTGAAATCTGTCTTGAACTGGGAAGCCCATTTGTCGGGAGGGGCAGCAGGATCCGGCATAGCAGTGTGTGTGTTACACATGGGGCACCCGAAGCCCTTGTCATCTCGCTTTGCCAGGATGTGGTTCTCCAGGCAGTGTTCACAGAAAGAGTGCATACATGGTAGTGTCTTTGGGCGCGTGTATAGTTCGAAGCAAATGCTGCATGTAAGGTGCTTGTCTCGGATCCGGTGGGCAGTTGCCATAGCGCTGTTTCCTGTCTGAAAGGGacatttatggattacaacCCTTTCTGGGTGTCTGTATAGTCGGAAACAAGTCCATGTAcacataaataatatatattacacaAGTTATAGTTTGATGGA
The window above is part of the Haliotis asinina isolate JCU_RB_2024 chromosome 1, JCU_Hal_asi_v2, whole genome shotgun sequence genome. Proteins encoded here:
- the LOC137290474 gene encoding E3 ubiquitin-protein ligase TRIM56-like; the encoded protein is MATAHRIRDKHLTCSICFELYTRPKTLPCMHSFCEHCLENHILAKRDDKGFGCPMCNTHTAMPDPAAPPDKWASQFKTDFKLVGMLEEIFQIEQERSVVKDAKKLNQLVEELRSSENTLLDKIEIDKLALSRISVDQDEVTQQISDVFSTIRLKIQRKEEALKQRLNQLCVQRKDIVSRSWLSKQKLIDQINSQIEVGEKLSSMAVKDTSEGEVEKFHEAQAQFTKAVDNATSVSLPIVELSLKQQDITRFDSLVFCEIRQLKTDADKSVSNMDKENIGVVPGKPKPGEAKAVKDVRDVKSVKTFKAPQPPQKAPTQAILPQTSTSGERPPLVAILTPTKDDSDKEPEYQDVVVLREAKVQIVVVSDYNNKKVVAIYVQQGSKTQKSIKLDGNPTRLCKLDSTKVGVSCSDPYQVIVVTVYPELKQVATISTTINNIGIAALNPNTLAISNKNKISVVTTTGSILKEFKTKVDSSFYSMSWYMATTPTGSIIVSDSYAEVISCVTPTGQTLWQWKTPVGTSPSGVACDKQGRIYVVLSSIREVHRLSQTGQFLGVVLNKDDDLVLPSAMDIDQFGQWYMLKKSRQIQIFKPLAN